A window of Pontibacillus halophilus JSM 076056 = DSM 19796 contains these coding sequences:
- a CDS encoding LCP family protein, whose translation MNESRSNRHRRKRKRKKRILFVFLALFLIVTGVAGYLVMEAYQASRQSYEGLDRSGDKSDLRNEQVNIGEDPISLLLMGVETYSSESGYGRADTQIIVTLDPTTKEITMTTLPRDTRVEIPASKIGEEYGGYSKLNASYTYGEITDYGANKLAVETVEGLLQVPIDKYVTVNFEGFVDVVDAIGGVTVTIKEPFWEKNIFNNNERIYFEEGETKLNGEEALAFVRMRKRDVNSIYSREERQQQFVKAALQEVISAKTLFKANEISSILGSEIATNLKPQEIFAIQQSFSSISSQEIESFELEGSNQYIGNTAYFIPSETGLANLRQQLQSKLDIEP comes from the coding sequence TTGAATGAGTCAAGAAGCAACAGACATCGTCGAAAAAGAAAAAGAAAGAAACGTATTCTATTCGTCTTTCTAGCCCTCTTTCTAATCGTTACCGGAGTGGCTGGTTATTTAGTAATGGAGGCGTATCAAGCTTCTCGTCAATCCTACGAAGGATTAGACCGTAGTGGCGATAAGTCAGACTTAAGAAATGAACAGGTCAACATTGGAGAGGACCCTATCTCTCTCCTACTTATGGGTGTAGAGACGTATTCATCAGAAAGTGGATACGGGCGTGCGGATACACAAATTATTGTGACACTAGATCCAACTACGAAAGAGATTACAATGACTACACTTCCACGTGACACAAGAGTCGAGATTCCGGCATCCAAGATAGGAGAAGAATACGGTGGTTACTCCAAGCTAAATGCGAGCTACACCTATGGGGAAATCACCGATTACGGAGCGAACAAGCTTGCGGTTGAAACCGTGGAAGGTCTGTTACAAGTTCCCATAGATAAATACGTTACTGTTAATTTCGAAGGTTTTGTCGATGTGGTCGATGCAATTGGAGGCGTAACTGTTACGATAAAGGAACCGTTCTGGGAGAAGAATATCTTTAATAACAACGAACGAATTTACTTTGAAGAAGGCGAAACCAAACTAAACGGCGAAGAAGCCCTTGCCTTCGTGCGAATGAGAAAGAGAGATGTGAATAGCATCTACTCCCGGGAAGAGCGCCAGCAGCAGTTTGTAAAAGCCGCTTTACAGGAAGTCATATCTGCCAAAACGTTATTTAAAGCGAACGAGATCTCTTCTATACTTGGTTCAGAAATTGCAACCAATTTAAAGCCTCAAGAAATCTTCGCTATCCAGCAATCGTTCTCCTCCATTAGCAGTCAAGAGATTGAATCCTTTGAGTTAGAAGGCTCGAACCAGTATATCGGTAATACAGCGTACTTTATACCAAGTGAAACAGGCTTAGCGAATTTGCGACAACAGCTACAGTCTAAACTAGACATTGAACCTTAA
- a CDS encoding small, acid-soluble spore protein L, with protein MGKKSQNKGLTEATSVNKQGRTEDQGDQQPHTQLEERAKKKNTK; from the coding sequence ATGGGTAAAAAGAGTCAAAACAAAGGACTAACAGAAGCAACAAGTGTCAACAAACAAGGTCGTACAGAAGACCAGGGTGACCAACAACCTCACACTCAGCTTGAAGAGCGTGCGAAGAAGAAAAACACGAAATAA
- a CDS encoding DMT family transporter, translating into MNRYWWMVIIASLFEVSWVIGLKHADSVLDWSGTILAVVFSFYLLLKTGEKLPVGTAYAVFVGLGTTGTVLSESILFGQPFEIGKLVLIAILLFGVIGLKIVTEDKEEHV; encoded by the coding sequence ATGAATCGATATTGGTGGATGGTCATTATCGCATCCCTATTTGAAGTGAGTTGGGTAATTGGACTAAAACATGCAGACAGTGTGCTAGATTGGTCGGGTACCATTCTGGCGGTGGTATTCAGTTTCTATCTATTGTTGAAGACAGGAGAGAAACTCCCTGTAGGAACTGCTTATGCAGTCTTTGTTGGCCTTGGTACAACAGGGACTGTGTTGTCTGAGAGTATTCTGTTTGGACAGCCGTTTGAAATAGGTAAACTCGTCCTTATTGCCATTCTTCTATTTGGAGTGATTGGGTTGAAAATTGTAACAGAGGATAAGGAGGAACACGTGTAA
- a CDS encoding FAD-dependent oxidoreductase: MKYVIIGGDAAGMSAAMQIVRHGTNPEIVSFEQGEIYSYGQCGLPYVLGGHVDHTDDLIARTPETFRDKYGIQTHTLHEVTKVNPEEKYVYGINHRTNETFQESYDRLLIATGASPKLPPWKGSHLDGIFTLKTIPDLHAIQSALTEDVNHVTIIGGGYIGLEVAENLIEIGKEVHMIERGERLAKLFDQDFSPSIHDTATHHGITLSFQESVEGFQGHTHVEAVVTDKGTHPTDLVLAATGVSPNTSFLKGTGINLSYQDAIEVNHYMETNLQDIYAAGDCATQYHRIKERQDYIPLGTHANKQGRIAGLNMVNVPTTFKGVVGTSIIKFFENTLGKTGLSEAEAERLHIPYQSVTIQATHEAGYYSKENEMTIKLLYQANTRTLLGGQIIGKSGVDKRIDVLATSLFQRLTVEDLLDLDLAYAPPYNGVWDPLQQAARRAK, translated from the coding sequence ATGAAATACGTAATTATTGGTGGCGATGCGGCCGGTATGAGCGCTGCCATGCAAATTGTCCGGCATGGAACTAATCCTGAAATTGTGTCCTTTGAACAGGGAGAAATTTATTCGTATGGTCAATGCGGACTTCCGTATGTATTAGGAGGGCATGTTGACCATACAGATGATTTAATCGCTAGAACGCCCGAAACCTTTCGAGATAAATATGGCATACAAACCCATACGCTTCATGAAGTAACAAAGGTAAACCCTGAAGAAAAATATGTATATGGAATCAATCATCGTACGAATGAGACATTCCAAGAGAGCTATGACCGTTTATTGATTGCAACAGGTGCGAGCCCGAAGCTCCCCCCATGGAAAGGTTCTCATTTAGATGGCATTTTCACACTTAAGACCATCCCAGACCTTCATGCGATACAGTCTGCTCTTACGGAAGATGTTAATCATGTAACAATCATTGGTGGGGGGTATATTGGACTTGAAGTAGCCGAGAATCTTATTGAAATTGGGAAAGAGGTACATATGATTGAGAGGGGAGAAAGACTCGCTAAATTGTTTGATCAAGACTTCTCACCATCAATCCACGATACAGCGACTCACCATGGTATCACTCTATCATTTCAAGAGTCGGTAGAAGGATTTCAAGGACATACCCACGTTGAGGCTGTAGTAACGGATAAAGGAACCCACCCGACCGATTTAGTATTAGCGGCAACCGGCGTCAGTCCGAACACTTCCTTCCTGAAAGGAACTGGGATTAATTTGTCTTATCAAGATGCCATTGAAGTGAACCATTATATGGAGACGAACCTTCAAGATATCTATGCAGCAGGAGACTGTGCTACCCAATACCACCGAATTAAAGAACGTCAAGATTATATTCCACTTGGAACACATGCCAATAAACAAGGAAGAATCGCTGGTCTTAACATGGTCAATGTTCCAACTACTTTTAAAGGTGTCGTTGGGACATCTATCATTAAATTCTTCGAGAACACACTAGGCAAGACTGGATTGTCAGAAGCGGAAGCAGAGCGGTTACATATCCCCTACCAGTCCGTAACCATTCAAGCTACGCACGAAGCAGGCTACTACTCTAAGGAAAATGAAATGACAATTAAGCTTCTTTACCAAGCGAATACAAGGACCCTGTTAGGCGGACAGATTATCGGGAAATCAGGCGTCGATAAACGCATTGACGTGTTGGCAACAAGTCTATTTCAGCGATTAACGGTTGAAGACCTACTAGACTTAGATTTGGCGTATGCCCCTCCTTACAATGGAGTATGGGACCCCTTACAACAAGCTGCTCGCAGAGCCAAATAA
- a CDS encoding thiol-disulfide oxidoreductase DCC family protein: protein MKPIVLFDGYCNFCNQSVQFILRRNALEEITFASLQGHTGKRLLKKHGVQDGIDSVVFIENGKAYTESSAALRIACYLSYPYKIVSIFLIVPPPIRNGMYRIIAKNRYKWFGKKEVCRIPTTKERARFLDD from the coding sequence ATGAAACCTATTGTATTGTTTGACGGATACTGTAACTTCTGCAACCAAAGCGTACAATTTATCCTGAGACGAAATGCTTTAGAGGAGATTACATTTGCCTCCTTACAAGGTCACACCGGTAAGAGATTGCTTAAGAAGCATGGCGTACAGGATGGAATTGATAGTGTTGTCTTTATAGAGAATGGCAAAGCCTATACAGAATCGTCAGCTGCTCTAAGGATTGCTTGCTATCTCTCCTACCCTTACAAGATAGTGAGTATATTCTTAATCGTCCCCCCTCCTATCCGGAATGGTATGTATCGTATCATTGCAAAGAATCGCTATAAGTGGTTTGGAAAGAAAGAGGTATGCCGAATCCCTACGACTAAAGAACGAGCTCGCTTCCTAGACGACTAA
- a CDS encoding amidase, with amino-acid sequence MDLTNYDALGLKELLDRGEVTAEQLLTHYIEVMKQMNPGLNAVIHEFGQDALQKISNQSFAKGGLHGLPFLVKDLNNVAGYPASSGSKLMQGFVPDEDDELVRRYREAGLVFFGKTNTPEYGFLPTTEPLHFGPTLNPWDRERSAGGSSGGAAAAVATGMAPFAHASDGGGSIRIPASACGVFGLKPSRGRIPYAIYMNDYAVSHALTRSVRDSAALLDVIKGSGRGEGYPLLDQQTSFLEESKKAPRRLKIALSYDWSGQVAIADEVRQSLNKTVELLQSLGHEVEEIEPKFDFEQYARDFCTVWIASGAVIIKHMGMLSGNEPSEESLEPLSYQVYLDGERVSAMEYEEARVRLQRVAKMMAMYQEEYDLLLTPVLNVLPAKVGKFNHQRDPMQDMVETMTHYVSFSQLANVTGQPSMSVPLYWTEEGIPIGSQFTGALGEEATLLQLATELEQAKPWFHKYKELTT; translated from the coding sequence ATGGATTTAACAAATTACGATGCACTCGGACTAAAAGAGTTGTTAGACCGCGGTGAAGTTACCGCGGAGCAGTTACTCACGCATTATATTGAGGTTATGAAACAAATGAATCCTGGACTGAACGCGGTCATTCATGAATTTGGACAGGATGCCTTACAGAAGATCTCAAACCAATCATTTGCTAAGGGTGGTCTCCATGGACTGCCTTTCCTTGTGAAAGATTTGAATAACGTGGCAGGCTATCCAGCCAGTTCTGGTTCTAAATTAATGCAAGGGTTCGTTCCAGACGAAGACGATGAACTCGTTCGAAGGTACCGTGAAGCGGGGCTTGTATTCTTTGGAAAGACGAACACCCCAGAGTATGGTTTCTTACCTACGACAGAACCACTTCATTTCGGACCTACTCTAAATCCTTGGGATCGTGAACGTTCAGCAGGTGGTTCGAGTGGGGGAGCTGCTGCGGCAGTCGCTACTGGTATGGCTCCATTCGCTCATGCGAGTGATGGAGGAGGTTCGATTCGGATTCCTGCTTCTGCTTGTGGGGTATTTGGATTAAAGCCATCCCGGGGAAGAATTCCATATGCTATTTACATGAATGATTATGCGGTGAGTCATGCTCTCACACGCTCGGTACGAGATAGTGCTGCCCTCTTAGACGTCATTAAAGGTAGTGGCAGAGGAGAAGGATATCCGTTATTGGACCAGCAAACATCCTTCTTAGAAGAGTCAAAGAAGGCTCCAAGACGGTTGAAAATTGCCTTATCCTATGATTGGTCAGGGCAAGTCGCCATTGCGGATGAAGTTCGTCAGTCGCTTAACAAGACAGTCGAACTCCTACAATCCCTCGGACATGAAGTAGAGGAGATAGAGCCGAAATTTGATTTCGAGCAGTACGCGAGAGATTTCTGTACGGTGTGGATTGCAAGCGGAGCCGTAATTATTAAGCACATGGGAATGCTTTCAGGTAATGAGCCAAGTGAGGAATCGCTTGAGCCTTTATCCTATCAAGTGTATTTAGATGGGGAACGAGTGTCTGCTATGGAATATGAGGAGGCACGAGTAAGACTCCAACGTGTGGCGAAGATGATGGCCATGTATCAAGAAGAGTATGACTTGTTGCTGACACCAGTCTTAAACGTACTACCAGCTAAAGTTGGTAAGTTTAATCATCAAAGAGACCCGATGCAAGATATGGTGGAGACAATGACCCACTACGTCAGTTTCAGTCAACTTGCAAACGTTACTGGACAGCCCTCTATGAGTGTACCTCTTTATTGGACGGAAGAAGGTATCCCAATTGGTTCTCAGTTTACTGGAGCACTTGGGGAGGAAGCCACATTACTCCAACTCGCTACGGAACTTGAACAAGCGAAGCCGTGGTTTCATAAGTATAAAGAATTAACGACATAG
- the hfq gene encoding RNA chaperone Hfq, whose amino-acid sequence MVEIQNVFLEELKKNQTNVTVFTTNGVQLRGTIQNFDKFCVVLSVNGKQQLLFKHAISTISPQTPVQIHQQK is encoded by the coding sequence ATGGTTGAGATTCAAAACGTCTTTCTAGAAGAACTTAAGAAGAACCAAACGAATGTTACTGTATTTACAACAAACGGAGTACAATTACGAGGTACAATCCAAAACTTTGATAAGTTTTGCGTGGTTCTAAGCGTAAATGGTAAACAGCAGTTGCTATTCAAACACGCAATCTCAACGATTTCACCTCAAACGCCTGTTCAGATTCATCAACAAAAATAA
- a CDS encoding pyridoxamine 5'-phosphate oxidase family protein, whose amino-acid sequence MNIIRDTGKSFDLEDFLSKPLVAHLSTVVEDAPRDSPVWFYWKDNKIWIIGTASDTFPDRIRENPKCAIGIVNYNHHNGLFLHAGFRGTATVKPFEKIIADQLISRYLGTEIEEWDPRFKNLDNSNVLICFTPETVVVRDQSFVLHK is encoded by the coding sequence ATGAACATTATTAGAGATACTGGTAAAAGTTTTGATTTAGAAGATTTTCTTTCAAAGCCTTTAGTAGCTCATTTATCAACAGTGGTTGAGGATGCACCGAGAGATTCACCCGTTTGGTTTTATTGGAAAGATAATAAAATTTGGATAATAGGTACAGCTTCAGATACATTTCCAGATAGAATAAGGGAAAATCCAAAATGTGCTATTGGAATAGTAAATTACAATCATCATAATGGACTTTTTTTACATGCAGGATTTAGAGGTACAGCTACCGTAAAGCCTTTTGAGAAGATAATAGCTGATCAGCTAATTTCTCGTTACTTAGGAACTGAAATAGAAGAATGGGACCCACGTTTTAAAAATTTAGATAATAGTAATGTTTTAATATGCTTTACGCCTGAAACAGTAGTGGTTCGTGACCAATCATTTGTCCTTCATAAATGA
- a CDS encoding NUDIX domain-containing protein, with the protein MNHVYVEAIVVNEQSLLLTEDVLEGDRRLPGGYVDSSETSQDSLVRHVRESTGIDIEIQNLVCVYEHLIPEGGYGVTLLYKCDLKSSNRVEGAHWVHLSDVEDEWNDFIRIRQVFESVWDEHYASVVEEDDEHNRVFVHAKTGW; encoded by the coding sequence ATGAACCATGTTTATGTTGAAGCTATTGTGGTCAATGAACAATCCTTATTGCTAACAGAGGACGTGTTGGAGGGAGATCGTCGTTTACCTGGTGGGTATGTAGACAGTAGTGAAACGTCGCAAGATTCATTAGTCCGTCACGTAAGAGAAAGTACGGGCATTGACATTGAGATTCAAAATCTTGTATGCGTTTACGAACACCTTATTCCTGAAGGGGGATATGGTGTTACTCTTCTATATAAATGCGATTTGAAATCTTCCAATCGCGTAGAAGGGGCACATTGGGTTCATTTATCAGATGTGGAAGATGAGTGGAATGACTTTATTCGTATTCGACAGGTATTCGAGAGTGTTTGGGATGAACATTATGCCTCTGTAGTAGAAGAAGACGACGAACACAATCGAGTGTTTGTACATGCGAAGACAGGGTGGTAA
- a CDS encoding DMT family transporter, which yields MAWVYLLVAGIFEMSGVTLMNKWHQEKKKYVLGLIALGFAGSFGFLSLAMNTLSMGTAYAIWTGIGAAGGALLGMVLYNESKERKRIAFILVIIGATIGLKLV from the coding sequence ATGGCATGGGTGTATCTACTTGTAGCTGGGATATTTGAAATGAGCGGTGTCACGTTAATGAATAAATGGCACCAAGAGAAGAAGAAGTATGTGCTTGGGTTAATTGCTCTTGGTTTCGCTGGAAGCTTTGGATTTCTATCATTAGCGATGAATACCTTGTCTATGGGAACGGCTTACGCCATATGGACTGGAATAGGTGCTGCCGGTGGAGCATTGCTTGGGATGGTCTTATACAATGAATCAAAAGAACGGAAGCGGATTGCCTTTATTCTCGTTATTATTGGCGCTACAATAGGGTTAAAACTTGTATAA
- a CDS encoding Lin0512 family protein, which yields MEQIVFVETGMGVDVHGQNVTKAAVRAVKDAIHTNSMPGIKNFLPGQSLDNMVVNIRLAVPADADQLDVKQIEEAIPYGTKTVEIVDGGMLTTSGIVLEEKEDRNDLMYIVNASVEVGY from the coding sequence TTGGAACAAATTGTATTTGTGGAAACTGGAATGGGCGTGGATGTGCACGGTCAGAATGTAACGAAAGCAGCGGTTCGTGCTGTGAAGGATGCAATCCATACGAATTCAATGCCAGGAATTAAGAACTTCTTGCCTGGTCAATCACTAGATAATATGGTCGTCAACATTCGTTTGGCTGTACCAGCCGATGCGGACCAGTTAGATGTAAAGCAAATTGAAGAAGCGATTCCATATGGAACTAAAACCGTTGAAATTGTAGACGGTGGCATGCTGACAACGAGTGGGATTGTTCTGGAAGAGAAAGAAGACCGAAACGATCTTATGTATATCGTAAATGCTTCCGTTGAAGTAGGGTATTAA